In Geobacter anodireducens, a genomic segment contains:
- a CDS encoding ABC transporter ATP-binding protein: protein MSDAIIRTENLTKTYGSGQVTTHALRGVSLEIPRGAFCAIVGPSGHGKSTLMHLVGGLDRPSAGQVAVDGIELTGLANSDLARLRAEKIGFVFQFFNLLGSLTAEENVAAAMMFAGIPEKRQKERARELLELVGLEEKLGALPRQLSGGQQQRVAIARALANDPDILLMDEPTGNLDSAAEAEVLAAVAELHRQGKTVVIVTHNPEIARQAQMVVEIRDGRLASA, encoded by the coding sequence ATGAGTGACGCAATCATCCGGACGGAAAACCTGACCAAAACGTACGGCTCCGGCCAGGTCACCACCCATGCCCTGCGAGGGGTGAGCCTGGAGATCCCGCGCGGCGCGTTCTGCGCTATCGTGGGGCCTTCGGGGCACGGCAAGAGCACCCTCATGCACCTGGTGGGAGGGCTCGATCGACCCTCGGCCGGCCAGGTGGCCGTGGACGGCATCGAGCTGACCGGTCTTGCCAACAGTGACCTGGCGCGGTTGCGGGCCGAAAAGATCGGCTTCGTGTTTCAGTTCTTCAACCTGTTGGGCAGCCTCACGGCCGAGGAGAACGTGGCGGCGGCCATGATGTTTGCGGGCATCCCGGAAAAGCGGCAAAAGGAACGAGCCCGGGAATTGCTGGAACTGGTGGGGCTCGAGGAGAAGCTGGGCGCGCTGCCCCGCCAGCTCTCCGGGGGGCAGCAGCAGCGCGTGGCCATTGCCCGTGCCTTGGCCAACGACCCCGACATCCTCCTCATGGACGAGCCCACGGGCAACCTGGATTCGGCCGCAGAGGCCGAGGTGCTGGCGGCCGTGGCTGAGCTCCACCGTCAGGGGAAGACGGTGGTGATCGTTACCCACAACCCGGAGATCGCCCGCCAGGCCCAGATGGTGGTGGAGATCAGGGACGGCCGGCTGGCCTCGGCCTGA
- a CDS encoding 50S ribosomal protein L9, giving the protein MQVILKENVENLGHIGDIVKVAPGYARNYLIPRNFAIEATEKNAKALEHAKRQLEYKRNKVLEQARVLVAKIEGVSLSISHQAGEEGKLFGSVTNMELAELLKAQGVEIDRKKIVLAEPIKHVGEFIAVVKVHPEVTANLKVVVTKAE; this is encoded by the coding sequence ATGCAAGTCATTCTGAAAGAAAACGTAGAAAATCTCGGCCACATCGGCGACATTGTCAAGGTTGCACCCGGTTATGCCCGCAACTATCTGATACCCCGCAATTTTGCCATCGAAGCAACCGAAAAGAACGCCAAAGCCCTTGAGCACGCCAAACGTCAGCTGGAGTACAAGCGCAACAAGGTCCTCGAACAGGCCCGGGTGCTTGTCGCCAAGATCGAGGGGGTGAGCCTGAGTATTTCGCACCAGGCAGGGGAAGAGGGCAAGCTCTTCGGTTCGGTCACGAATATGGAGCTCGCTGAACTGCTCAAGGCCCAGGGCGTCGAAATCGACCGGAAGAAGATCGTGCTTGCCGAACCGATCAAGCATGTGGGTGAATTCATTGCCGTGGTAAAGGTCCACCCGGAGGTTACCGCCAACCTGAAGGTCGTGGTGACCAAGGCTGAGTAG
- a CDS encoding 30S ribosomal protein S18 → MSEERTERPERTERPERPQQRSGGPRKRRPFQRRKVCRFCADKTLVIDYKDPRVLRSFITERGKIVPRRISGNCSAHQREVTEAIKRARNIALIPIASTHVIA, encoded by the coding sequence ATGAGCGAAGAAAGAACCGAAAGACCTGAAAGAACCGAGCGGCCCGAAAGACCTCAGCAGCGGAGCGGCGGCCCGAGGAAGAGAAGACCGTTCCAGCGCAGGAAGGTATGCCGCTTCTGCGCGGACAAGACCCTGGTGATCGACTATAAGGACCCCCGCGTCCTCCGTTCGTTCATTACCGAGCGCGGCAAGATCGTTCCCCGCCGCATCTCCGGCAACTGTTCAGCCCACCAGCGGGAGGTCACCGAGGCGATCAAGCGGGCCAGGAACATCGCCCTGATCCCGATCGCGTCGACCCACGTCATCGCCTAA
- a CDS encoding RNA pseudouridine synthase — protein sequence MLTYQITDIDHCRSAESFLRNLLPAAPSSYIRKLISAGHLKISGGTVAPDTILATGNTATLKESDRTRQFLAAARPQLDILWEDDYCVIVNKSAGLPVHRTAEAGEANLVELAEHFMAGRGTPVKLRPVNRLDRGTSGATILAKSSSSAGMLGRYVKEDGLGKLYLAVADGNLPDAGAIDTPLDGKDAHTAFRTLARDTAASFVLVTPTSGRMHQIRKHLSASGHPVRGDRRYRGTLLTGYPGHLLHAFRVSLIHPATGRKLIVHAPLPPAFILHLPTMAPLSWHDLLRDIACSPD from the coding sequence ATGCTCACCTATCAGATAACGGACATCGATCATTGCCGCAGCGCCGAGAGTTTTCTGCGCAACCTCCTGCCTGCGGCCCCCTCCTCCTATATCAGGAAACTCATTTCAGCCGGGCACCTGAAGATCAGTGGCGGAACCGTCGCTCCCGACACCATCCTTGCCACCGGCAATACGGCAACCCTCAAGGAAAGCGACCGCACCCGCCAGTTCCTTGCCGCCGCCAGACCCCAACTCGACATCCTGTGGGAAGACGACTACTGCGTCATCGTCAACAAGTCTGCCGGTCTGCCGGTCCATCGCACGGCCGAGGCCGGCGAGGCAAACCTGGTCGAACTGGCCGAACACTTCATGGCTGGGCGCGGCACCCCGGTGAAACTGCGGCCGGTCAACCGCCTGGACCGCGGCACGTCCGGAGCGACGATCCTGGCGAAAAGCTCCTCCAGCGCCGGCATGCTGGGACGCTATGTCAAGGAAGACGGCCTCGGCAAGCTTTACCTGGCAGTGGCCGACGGCAACCTGCCCGACGCGGGCGCCATCGACACCCCCCTTGACGGCAAGGACGCGCACACGGCCTTCCGCACCCTTGCCCGCGATACGGCTGCCTCATTCGTCCTCGTCACCCCCACCAGCGGACGGATGCACCAGATCCGCAAGCATCTTTCCGCCAGCGGCCACCCGGTGCGGGGCGACCGCCGTTACCGGGGAACCCTGTTGACGGGGTATCCGGGCCACCTTCTCCACGCCTTTCGGGTCTCCCTCATCCATCCCGCCACCGGCCGGAAGCTGATCGTTCATGCGCCTCTTCCGCCTGCTTTCATCCTGCACCTGCCGACCATGGCACCTCTTTCGTGGCATGATCTCCTTCGTGACATTGCCTGCAGTCCCGACTGA
- a CDS encoding 30S ribosomal protein S6, which produces MVRMYETIVIVQPELGDDELKGLTAKVTDIIGSFKGVLHRLEDWGVRKLAYPVKKSARGRYYYIRFDGDAPLIAELERRLRLDDKVLRYQSVKLEKEATAPAPKAAPVESAPAVEAE; this is translated from the coding sequence ATGGTCAGGATGTATGAAACAATCGTGATCGTCCAGCCGGAACTCGGCGACGACGAGCTCAAGGGGCTCACTGCCAAGGTGACGGACATCATCGGCTCCTTCAAAGGGGTTCTTCACCGCCTTGAGGACTGGGGTGTCAGAAAGCTTGCCTATCCGGTGAAAAAGAGTGCGCGGGGTCGGTATTACTACATCCGTTTCGACGGCGACGCACCTCTTATCGCCGAACTGGAACGGCGCCTGCGTCTTGATGACAAGGTGCTGCGCTATCAGAGCGTGAAGCTTGAAAAAGAGGCCACCGCTCCCGCACCGAAGGCCGCGCCCGTCGAGAGCGCTCCTGCAGTCGAAGCCGAATAA
- a CDS encoding chemotaxis protein: MKLSTKISLICASLLAVSVVITSVVVMSILHRDMSKLATESQESRMKTFWELLEHKGKEWTVVGGTLKVGDYGVSGNFELPDKLKELCGGTATIFMGDKRVSTNVLKADGSRAVGTALQGPAHDAIFKEGKPYRGKAEILGTPYFTAYDPIKDASGKTIGVLYVGVKESEFMSSFNRLAWIVGGLVFIFIALSAALIKILVTRSLARLEQAVEVLAQAAGGNLGVRLQKGGGKDEIDLLTGSVNTMLEGMGATLVHVIAASNQVAAAAGQLQGVAIQIATGAEEVASQAGTVATASEEMAATSLEIAHNCALAAGSAGKANGSADSGASVVMATVEAMDAIYGQVRDVAQSVANLGTRSDQIGEIVGTIEDIADQTNLLALNAAIEAARAGEQGRGFAVVADEVRALAERTTRATKEISQMIKSIQQETSAAVSSMNHGVTIVQDSTQKAGESGAVLAEIKAQIDSVAQQVSQIATAAEQQTATTTEISNNIHAITQVVGETAREAQESAEAANRLRALSEELKQMVGHFRMG, from the coding sequence ATGAAACTCAGCACGAAAATTTCCCTCATCTGCGCATCTCTTCTCGCCGTATCGGTAGTAATCACCAGTGTCGTCGTTATGTCGATCCTTCACCGGGACATGTCGAAACTGGCAACGGAGTCCCAGGAAAGCCGGATGAAGACCTTCTGGGAGCTGCTCGAGCACAAGGGCAAGGAGTGGACCGTGGTGGGCGGTACCCTGAAGGTTGGCGACTACGGGGTCAGCGGCAACTTCGAGCTCCCCGACAAACTGAAAGAGCTGTGCGGAGGAACGGCAACCATCTTCATGGGAGACAAGCGGGTTTCCACGAACGTGCTCAAGGCCGATGGAAGCAGGGCCGTCGGGACGGCCCTGCAGGGGCCGGCCCATGATGCCATCTTCAAGGAAGGGAAGCCGTACCGGGGAAAGGCGGAAATCCTCGGCACCCCCTATTTCACGGCCTATGATCCCATCAAGGATGCCAGCGGCAAGACCATCGGCGTACTCTACGTCGGTGTCAAGGAAAGTGAGTTCATGAGTTCCTTCAACCGCCTCGCCTGGATTGTCGGCGGCCTGGTATTCATATTCATCGCCCTGTCGGCGGCATTGATCAAAATCCTTGTCACGCGCTCCCTGGCACGACTTGAGCAGGCGGTGGAGGTCCTTGCCCAGGCGGCTGGCGGCAATCTCGGCGTACGGTTGCAAAAGGGAGGCGGAAAGGATGAAATCGACCTTCTGACCGGCTCGGTCAACACGATGCTCGAAGGGATGGGCGCCACCCTGGTACACGTCATTGCCGCATCGAACCAGGTGGCCGCTGCCGCCGGTCAGTTGCAGGGAGTGGCGATCCAGATCGCCACCGGGGCGGAAGAGGTGGCGTCACAGGCCGGTACCGTGGCAACGGCCAGTGAGGAGATGGCTGCCACGTCCCTCGAAATCGCCCACAACTGCGCCCTGGCGGCCGGAAGTGCCGGCAAGGCCAATGGATCCGCCGATTCCGGCGCGTCCGTGGTCATGGCAACGGTTGAAGCAATGGACGCCATATACGGCCAGGTCCGGGATGTGGCCCAGAGCGTGGCGAACCTCGGCACCCGAAGCGACCAGATAGGAGAGATCGTGGGAACCATCGAGGACATTGCCGACCAGACCAATCTCCTTGCGCTGAACGCCGCCATCGAGGCGGCCCGGGCCGGTGAGCAGGGGCGCGGGTTTGCCGTGGTGGCCGACGAGGTTCGCGCCCTGGCGGAAAGGACAACCAGGGCCACCAAAGAGATCAGCCAGATGATCAAGTCCATCCAGCAGGAGACTTCGGCGGCAGTGTCGTCCATGAACCACGGTGTCACCATAGTGCAGGACAGTACCCAGAAGGCGGGCGAGTCGGGAGCCGTCCTTGCCGAGATCAAGGCCCAGATCGATTCCGTCGCCCAGCAGGTGAGCCAGATCGCCACCGCGGCCGAACAGCAGACCGCAACCACGACGGAGATCAGCAACAACATCCACGCGATAACCCAGGTGGTGGGAGAAACGGCCAGGGAAGCCCAGGAATCAGCCGAGGCGGCAAACCGCCTCCGGGCGCTTTCCGAAGAGCTCAAACAGATGGTGGGCCATTTCCGCATGGGTTGA
- a CDS encoding cytidylate kinase: MPEKLLVPSIEQRIAGMLEVTRRMKDESEGRKKGRTRPTVTISREFGCEAFPMAERLKEILDRQSGEPWIIMDKGLLEEAAKHLDVSTEVFSSLGHRPRFLDDMIATLSPQWKSERDYFRILCDQIVSLADAGNVILIGRGSTVITQSMANCFHFRIYASHEYKVRSIARRAKLPLQEAEHLVERKQKERDRFIRDFLDRDISDLSLYHLAFNNDRNSSDLIARTIVDYLAAKKGN, from the coding sequence ATGCCGGAAAAACTACTTGTGCCGTCCATCGAACAGAGAATCGCCGGAATGCTGGAAGTCACACGCCGCATGAAGGACGAATCGGAGGGGAGAAAAAAAGGGAGAACCCGGCCGACGGTCACCATTTCCCGGGAGTTCGGCTGCGAAGCCTTTCCCATGGCCGAGCGCCTGAAGGAGATACTGGACCGGCAGTCGGGGGAACCATGGATAATCATGGACAAAGGGCTGCTGGAGGAGGCGGCGAAACACCTCGATGTTTCCACTGAGGTTTTCAGCTCCCTCGGCCATCGTCCCCGCTTCCTGGACGACATGATCGCCACGCTCTCGCCCCAGTGGAAAAGCGAGCGGGACTACTTCCGCATCCTCTGCGACCAGATCGTCTCGCTGGCTGACGCCGGCAACGTGATTCTCATCGGACGCGGAAGCACCGTCATCACCCAGAGCATGGCGAACTGCTTCCACTTCCGCATCTATGCCTCCCATGAGTACAAAGTCCGCTCCATCGCCCGCAGGGCGAAACTGCCGCTCCAGGAGGCGGAACACCTGGTGGAGCGGAAACAGAAAGAACGCGACCGCTTCATCCGCGACTTCCTCGACCGCGACATCAGCGACCTGAGCCTCTACCACTTGGCCTTCAACAATGACCGGAACTCCTCGGACCTCATCGCCCGGACCATTGTCGACTATCTTGCCGCCAAGAAGGGCAACTGA
- a CDS encoding cytochrome C, which produces MNAVRRIRLIAVSALALAAMLCLGTPDSQAAQATAKLVQDDCVKCHTQPPADVASAGAGHKKITCFDCHAGHRPQSKNNIPQCSQCHSGKKHYELANCMGCHTNPHTPLNIVLSGNITDPCLTCHSQQITQLKEFKSKHTNLYCSTCHNVHGKIPACTQCHKPHYAEQTQADCKKCHKAHMPKNVVYGKEVPNKDCGACHKKAVDLLSASTAKHKSLACVYCHQEKHKMVPTCQSCHGTPHPAPMMAKFGTCGDCHSIAHDLNRWSAPAKGEPAKAAPAKDKKKK; this is translated from the coding sequence ATGAACGCTGTACGACGTATCAGGCTCATTGCCGTGTCGGCCCTGGCCCTGGCTGCAATGCTCTGCCTGGGGACACCCGACTCCCAGGCTGCTCAGGCCACCGCCAAACTGGTGCAGGACGATTGCGTCAAGTGCCACACCCAGCCCCCGGCAGATGTGGCCAGCGCCGGTGCCGGTCACAAGAAGATCACCTGCTTCGACTGCCATGCCGGCCACCGTCCCCAGTCCAAGAACAACATTCCCCAGTGCAGCCAGTGCCACAGCGGCAAAAAGCACTACGAACTGGCAAACTGTATGGGGTGCCACACGAATCCCCACACGCCGCTTAACATCGTTCTGTCGGGCAACATCACCGACCCCTGCCTGACCTGCCACTCCCAGCAGATCACGCAGCTCAAGGAATTCAAGAGCAAGCACACCAACCTCTACTGCTCCACCTGCCACAACGTCCACGGCAAAATCCCGGCCTGCACCCAGTGCCACAAGCCGCACTATGCCGAGCAGACCCAGGCAGACTGCAAGAAGTGCCACAAGGCTCACATGCCCAAGAACGTCGTCTATGGCAAGGAAGTGCCCAACAAGGATTGCGGCGCCTGTCACAAAAAAGCCGTCGACCTCCTGAGCGCCAGCACCGCCAAGCACAAGTCCCTCGCCTGCGTGTACTGCCACCAGGAGAAGCATAAGATGGTGCCGACCTGCCAGAGCTGCCACGGCACTCCGCACCCCGCGCCGATGATGGCCAAATTCGGCACCTGCGGCGACTGCCACAGCATCGCCCACGACCTGAACCGCTGGTCAGCCCCGGCAAAGGGGGAGCCCGCCAAGGCAGCTCCGGCGAAAGACAAGAAAAAGAAGTAA
- a CDS encoding hydroxylamine reductase (has hydroxylamine reductase activity, catalyzes the reduction of hydroxylamine to ammonia and water) yields MGMFCNQCEQAAKGVGCEIMGVCGKNPEVAALQDLMLYGLKGLAIYADKARELGARDEAIDLFMIEGLFTTVTNVDFDPVSLAGKLRTCYDMKEKAKSLYETAYREKNGGHAPAVADGPAAWVIAGDLEGLVKQGLEHGINTHHTDADVRSAIEILIYGLKGMAAYADHAYILGKKNEEVFAFFHKAMAATADPAKGLMDFVGLSMECGKLNITVMGMLNEGHVDNYGHPVPTKVPTGTRRNKGILVSGHDLRMLEELLKQTAGKGIDIYTHGEMLPAHGYPGLKQKYPHLYGNFGGAWQDQAREFPHFPGAIIFNTNCIQRPADSYKDRLFSWGQVGWPGVKHISGWDFSEVVNKALECPELADAPEKEILTGFGHNAVLGVADKVIEGVKAGAIKHFFLIGGCDGAKPGRNYYTELAEKVPQDCVILTLACGKYRFNKLEFGDIGGIPRLLDIGQCNDAYSALQIALALANAFNCGVNDLPLSMILSWYEQKAVVILLSLLHLGIRNIKIGPSLPAFVTPNVLNFLVENFNLGPITTVEADLKAALGQ; encoded by the coding sequence ATGGGAATGTTCTGTAACCAGTGCGAACAAGCCGCCAAGGGCGTCGGCTGCGAGATCATGGGAGTCTGCGGGAAAAATCCCGAAGTCGCGGCGTTGCAGGATCTGATGCTCTACGGGCTCAAGGGGCTCGCCATTTACGCGGACAAGGCCCGCGAGCTGGGCGCCAGGGACGAGGCCATCGACCTCTTCATGATCGAGGGGCTCTTCACCACCGTCACCAACGTGGACTTCGATCCGGTCAGCCTCGCGGGCAAGCTCCGCACCTGCTACGACATGAAGGAAAAGGCCAAGTCCCTCTATGAGACCGCCTACCGCGAGAAGAACGGCGGCCACGCCCCGGCGGTCGCTGACGGTCCCGCCGCCTGGGTCATCGCCGGCGATCTCGAAGGGCTCGTGAAGCAGGGACTCGAGCACGGCATCAACACCCACCATACCGACGCCGACGTGCGCTCCGCCATCGAGATCCTCATCTACGGCCTCAAGGGAATGGCGGCCTACGCCGACCACGCCTACATCCTCGGCAAGAAGAACGAAGAGGTCTTCGCCTTCTTCCACAAGGCCATGGCAGCCACCGCCGACCCCGCCAAGGGGCTCATGGACTTCGTCGGACTCTCCATGGAGTGCGGCAAGCTCAACATCACGGTAATGGGCATGCTGAACGAGGGGCACGTGGATAACTACGGCCATCCGGTCCCCACCAAGGTGCCCACCGGCACCCGGAGGAACAAGGGGATTCTCGTGTCGGGCCACGACCTGCGCATGCTCGAAGAACTCCTCAAGCAGACCGCCGGCAAGGGGATCGACATCTACACCCACGGCGAGATGCTCCCGGCACACGGTTATCCGGGCCTGAAGCAGAAGTATCCGCACCTCTACGGCAACTTCGGCGGCGCCTGGCAGGATCAGGCCAGGGAATTCCCCCACTTCCCCGGCGCCATCATCTTCAACACCAACTGCATCCAGCGGCCGGCCGACTCCTACAAGGACCGCCTCTTCTCCTGGGGCCAGGTGGGATGGCCCGGCGTAAAGCACATCTCCGGCTGGGACTTCTCCGAGGTCGTCAACAAGGCACTTGAGTGCCCCGAGCTGGCGGATGCGCCGGAGAAGGAAATCCTCACCGGCTTCGGCCACAACGCCGTCCTCGGCGTTGCCGACAAGGTCATCGAAGGAGTGAAGGCAGGCGCCATCAAGCACTTCTTCCTCATCGGCGGCTGCGACGGCGCCAAGCCGGGCCGCAACTACTACACCGAACTGGCCGAGAAGGTGCCCCAGGACTGCGTCATTCTGACCCTGGCCTGCGGCAAGTACCGCTTCAACAAGCTCGAGTTCGGCGACATCGGCGGCATTCCGCGGCTCTTGGACATCGGCCAGTGCAACGATGCCTACTCGGCTCTCCAGATCGCCCTGGCTCTGGCCAACGCCTTCAACTGCGGCGTGAACGATCTGCCCCTGTCCATGATCCTCTCCTGGTACGAGCAGAAGGCGGTGGTCATCCTCCTGTCGCTGCTCCACCTGGGGATCAGGAACATCAAGATCGGCCCCAGCCTCCCGGCCTTTGTCACCCCGAACGTCCTCAACTTCCTGGTTGAGAACTTCAACCTGGGCCCCATCACCACGGTGGAAGCCGACCTCAAGGCAGCCCTGGGTCAGTAG
- a CDS encoding SAM-dependent methyltransferase, which translates to MGEEQERWDQRYLSDECLLGERPSRLLAEWIDELKRLCPGRRALDIACGEGRNSIFLARHGFAVTGLDISPVGLDKARRWAGRERLSIDFRLTDLEGYRITGTYDLIINFNFLLRDLIPHEVASLAPGGMLIFDTILQSPTAPVPHKKEYLLQPGELARLFAPFPGTVLYHAEFPDDATPTAKLIFRNTPGVQADG; encoded by the coding sequence ATGGGTGAAGAGCAGGAGCGGTGGGACCAGCGCTACCTTTCGGATGAGTGTCTGCTGGGGGAGCGGCCGTCGCGGCTTCTTGCCGAGTGGATCGATGAACTGAAGCGGCTCTGTCCCGGCCGGCGTGCCCTGGACATCGCCTGCGGCGAGGGGCGGAACAGCATCTTCCTGGCCCGGCACGGGTTTGCCGTCACCGGCCTCGATATCTCACCCGTGGGGCTGGACAAGGCCCGGCGCTGGGCGGGGCGGGAGCGGCTCTCCATCGATTTTCGGCTGACGGATCTTGAGGGGTATCGGATCACCGGAACCTACGATCTGATCATCAACTTCAATTTCCTCCTTCGGGACTTGATTCCCCACGAGGTGGCGTCCCTTGCGCCGGGCGGGATGCTCATCTTCGACACCATCCTCCAGTCGCCCACGGCGCCGGTGCCCCACAAAAAGGAGTATCTGCTGCAGCCCGGCGAACTGGCGCGGCTGTTCGCCCCCTTCCCGGGGACCGTTCTCTACCACGCAGAATTTCCCGACGATGCCACGCCCACGGCAAAGCTCATCTTCCGGAATACGCCGGGCGTGCAGGCTGACGGGTAA